A window from Corynebacterium singulare encodes these proteins:
- a CDS encoding ABC transporter ATP-binding protein, translating to MTPTSVPATQHLPFPLELENITCVFGSGARQVTALDSVNLQLSPGELVAVMGPSGSGKSTLLNVAGLLQPPTSGRVLLDGADASHLSKAKAALARRRHVGLVFQHFNLVSSLTVGENVALPLELDGLSPSQCRDAAEEALSEVGLDGTIDRFPEEISGGQAQRVAIARALIGPRKVLLADEPTGALDTATSEDIMKVLRSRIDAGASGLLVTHEPRFAGWADRVVMVRDGRLTGEEAR from the coding sequence ATGACTCCCACCTCTGTGCCAGCAACACAGCACCTGCCCTTCCCGCTCGAGCTGGAGAACATCACTTGTGTCTTCGGCAGCGGCGCTCGCCAGGTCACCGCACTGGACTCAGTCAACCTCCAACTCTCCCCCGGCGAACTCGTCGCGGTCATGGGGCCGTCCGGTTCTGGCAAGTCCACTCTGCTCAATGTCGCGGGGCTCTTGCAGCCACCCACATCGGGCCGCGTGCTTCTCGACGGCGCCGACGCCTCCCACCTCTCCAAGGCCAAGGCTGCGCTGGCTAGGCGCCGCCATGTCGGCTTGGTATTTCAGCACTTTAACCTGGTGTCGTCCCTGACCGTGGGTGAGAACGTTGCTCTACCCCTTGAGCTGGATGGACTTTCACCGTCACAATGCCGCGATGCTGCAGAGGAAGCATTAAGCGAGGTGGGCCTCGACGGCACCATTGACCGCTTCCCCGAGGAAATCTCCGGCGGCCAAGCTCAGCGTGTCGCCATTGCTCGCGCGCTCATCGGGCCACGCAAGGTGCTGCTCGCTGATGAGCCGACGGGAGCCCTCGATACCGCAACGAGTGAGGACATCATGAAGGTACTGCGCTCCCGCATCGACGCCGGGGCTTCTGGGCTGCTCGTTACCCACGAGCCGCGCTTTGCCGGCTGGGCCGACCGCGTTGTCATGGTCCGCGACGGCCGCCTCACCGGTGAGGAGGCACGCTAG
- the pcrA gene encoding DNA helicase PcrA — protein MNNESPFSPRPSAPQSSSPFSPAPSEPAADDALFGLPAEPPMEPEPEPEEPEMGVDPLLEGLNPQQAEAVTHSGSPLLIVAGAGSGKTAVLTRRIAFLMRSRGVAPWQILAITFTNKAAAEMKERVGQLVGPVAERMWVSTFHSICVRILRNNAQLVPGLNTNFTIYDGDDARRLLTMIAKDMQLDLKKYSARVLANQISNRKNELISPEEARAEAEKTKNPFELTVAKVFEEYQRRLRAANSVDFDDLIGEVVRIFNQHPQVVEFYRRRFKHVLIDEYQDTNHAQYALVSALVGRGELPHDAPELCVVGDSDQSIYAFRGATIRNIQEFERDYPQAHTILLEQNYRSTQTILNAANAVIAKNEGRRKKNLWTAHGEGEQIVGYVADNEHDEARYIASEIDSLADKGKSYSDIAIMYRTNNASRALEDVFVRSGIPYKVVGGTRFYERREIRDLVAYLRIMDNPDDTVSLRRIINVPKRAIGDKAQAQIALHAENLGVSFGAALRDAAEGQVAGLGTRAVNAVSKFNEMMDGVREQLPGMTNEVTGQPDLGELLNALLDATGYRAELENSNDPQDGARLDNLNELVSVAREFSSEAANQIAFMGADAQETPELAEGEAAPGSLQAFLEKVSLVADADQIPDHESGVVTLMTLHTAKGLEFPVVFLTGWEDGQFPHMRSLGDPKELSEERRLAYVGITRAREQLYLTRAILRSSWGNPVTNPASRFLAEVPEDLIDWRREEPDSSLSGAWGGDDSYQYGRSFGSESGFFRSRSGGSQGGYGSRGAASSPSQRSRKPASASSMPKNNHLNLVVGDRVNHAKYGLGTVIEASGTGARATVTVDFGSAGKVRLMLIGGVPMEKL, from the coding sequence ATGAACAACGAATCTCCTTTTAGCCCTCGTCCCTCCGCGCCACAGTCCTCTTCACCGTTTAGCCCTGCGCCGTCGGAGCCTGCCGCTGACGATGCCTTGTTTGGTCTGCCGGCGGAGCCACCAATGGAGCCGGAACCGGAACCAGAAGAGCCGGAAATGGGCGTTGATCCACTGCTGGAAGGACTTAACCCACAGCAGGCAGAGGCCGTAACCCACTCTGGCTCGCCGCTGCTTATTGTTGCCGGTGCAGGATCCGGCAAGACGGCAGTGTTGACGCGACGCATCGCCTTTCTTATGCGCTCGCGCGGGGTAGCTCCTTGGCAGATTCTCGCTATCACCTTTACCAACAAGGCAGCTGCAGAGATGAAGGAGCGCGTCGGCCAGCTCGTCGGCCCGGTGGCTGAGCGCATGTGGGTGTCTACGTTCCACTCCATTTGTGTACGCATCCTGCGCAACAATGCGCAGCTCGTGCCGGGGCTGAATACGAACTTCACCATTTATGACGGCGATGATGCGCGCCGGTTGCTCACCATGATTGCCAAAGACATGCAGCTGGACCTTAAGAAGTACTCTGCTCGCGTTCTGGCTAATCAAATTTCGAACCGCAAGAATGAACTTATCTCTCCAGAGGAGGCACGCGCTGAAGCGGAGAAGACGAAGAATCCCTTCGAACTCACTGTGGCGAAGGTATTCGAGGAGTATCAACGCCGCCTGCGCGCGGCGAATTCGGTGGACTTCGATGACCTCATTGGTGAGGTCGTGCGTATTTTTAACCAGCACCCGCAGGTGGTGGAGTTCTATCGTCGGCGCTTTAAGCATGTGCTTATCGACGAATACCAGGACACCAACCACGCGCAGTACGCTCTCGTCTCTGCTTTGGTAGGAAGGGGAGAGCTTCCCCATGATGCTCCTGAATTGTGTGTGGTGGGTGATTCCGATCAGTCCATTTATGCCTTCCGCGGAGCCACGATCCGTAATATCCAAGAATTCGAGCGTGATTACCCGCAAGCGCACACGATTCTTCTGGAGCAGAATTACCGCTCGACCCAGACCATCTTGAATGCAGCGAATGCTGTCATTGCCAAGAATGAGGGCCGCCGCAAGAAGAATCTGTGGACGGCACACGGCGAAGGCGAGCAGATTGTGGGCTACGTGGCGGATAACGAGCACGATGAAGCTCGCTATATCGCTTCTGAAATCGATTCTCTTGCGGATAAGGGGAAGTCCTATTCCGATATTGCGATCATGTACCGCACGAATAATGCTTCCCGTGCGCTTGAGGACGTGTTCGTACGTTCCGGCATTCCCTACAAGGTGGTAGGCGGAACACGCTTCTATGAGCGCCGCGAGATTCGAGACCTCGTGGCTTATCTGCGCATTATGGATAACCCAGATGACACCGTGAGCCTGCGCCGCATCATTAATGTGCCGAAGCGCGCTATCGGTGACAAGGCCCAGGCGCAGATTGCTCTCCACGCGGAGAACTTGGGTGTCAGTTTTGGTGCTGCTCTGCGGGACGCTGCGGAAGGACAAGTCGCTGGGCTGGGAACACGCGCAGTTAATGCGGTGAGCAAATTTAACGAGATGATGGACGGCGTGCGTGAACAGCTGCCGGGCATGACCAATGAGGTCACCGGCCAGCCGGACCTAGGGGAGCTGCTGAATGCACTGCTTGATGCCACTGGCTACCGCGCCGAACTGGAAAACTCCAACGACCCTCAAGACGGCGCCCGTCTGGATAACCTCAACGAATTGGTGTCCGTGGCTCGTGAATTCAGCTCAGAGGCAGCCAACCAAATAGCCTTTATGGGGGCGGATGCGCAAGAGACTCCTGAGCTTGCGGAAGGAGAGGCCGCGCCGGGCTCGTTGCAAGCCTTCCTTGAAAAAGTCTCGCTCGTGGCAGACGCGGACCAGATTCCGGACCACGAATCCGGAGTCGTCACACTGATGACTCTGCACACTGCAAAGGGCCTGGAATTCCCGGTGGTCTTCCTCACCGGCTGGGAGGACGGCCAGTTCCCGCACATGCGCTCTTTAGGTGACCCGAAAGAGCTCAGTGAGGAACGCCGCCTTGCCTACGTGGGTATTACCCGCGCTCGGGAACAGCTCTACCTCACGCGCGCGATTCTTCGTTCGTCGTGGGGCAACCCGGTGACGAACCCGGCCAGTCGCTTCCTCGCCGAGGTCCCGGAGGACCTCATCGACTGGCGCCGTGAAGAACCAGACAGTTCGCTGTCCGGCGCGTGGGGTGGAGATGATTCCTACCAATACGGGCGTAGCTTTGGCTCCGAGAGCGGATTCTTCCGTTCCCGAAGCGGTGGCAGCCAGGGTGGTTATGGCTCGCGGGGCGCTGCGTCTTCCCCTTCGCAGCGCTCACGCAAGCCAGCGTCAGCATCGTCGATGCCAAAGAATAACCATCTCAATTTAGTTGTGGGGGACCGCGTCAACCACGCGAAGTACGGGCTGGGCACGGTGATCGAGGCCTCCGGAACCGGTGCGCGCGCAACGGTTACCGTGGACTTCGGTTCAGCGGGCAAAGTCCGCCTCATGCTCATCGGCGGTGTGCCGATGGAAAAGCTCTAA
- a CDS encoding FtsX-like permease family protein — MSALTAATRPTRRDLWRHPWRTCAAIILIALPVALVVGFSLFSASSTFNTFLLSPERSIQVRSDQKETTNADVPELASEILPEGATVSPITSFANTSVLVGDRSTSSWLVQFDAENPPEKAREVVDKLGLGPNEIVLSRGSARELDAAVGDTVTFLGRSIDGERHATVAAIGPDNFSFVTAPALGDPPGHASTNTTWVINGNVQLTSEMEDAAAQQGLDLWGPELSESLPDQAHAPTPGEALETVVFFVFFASVYIIAGLLILFLLAPVFTLAMGRNTRLYALMSSQGAMPRHIMLAVMAYGFFMGILGATIGLTLGLGGGWLAWTARYPDFPVHMPWAEGIIAWLVAVVGSVVVSIVPAWLAQRSALAAAIQGGAPDRLLRFRPWMAIGPVALPLLLLLSFTPFGRMFSALIVLFGMIAIAGSAPALVFLCSKIARRGPLTLRLAGRSLTRRSMHALPTAIAIVAVSFVATVFGVSTMTEDAKHRAEEQIIMPRTSALIQSETYGDPVKESNEAERAAADAVINTAPGSTHPYYTYPSYGGYSWAEEDREIYDLSTEFDFLCEQVDITVPVDRAVFIDSQGRRTDESEEAREECAHEMMTMYVSNSMISDSRLIQADSAQLDLWQFDTEQDRQAAARTLDAGGIVLAHNSHVGTHTEGTVTVDTFEDSSASAKTDTRSADLPITEALPTMARDIVLVSPQAGEALGMEPFYEGRAIALDEVPDNTTREELSDAAAQASQSQYYLAWASGPVEDVRFYPALGMGVVCLVVLALIIANAATSMRQENNVFQSIGADPGLMSRVSAWQTWLVATASMLFGVLAGHIGTYVFCDNPRYLLDPPSYALRGQDYFVPDWWSFLAVLVVPLIAAALAAAVNRTREGAALTARDRSESRSLT; from the coding sequence ATGTCAGCGCTTACCGCCGCTACCCGCCCTACCCGGCGCGACCTATGGCGCCACCCGTGGCGCACATGTGCCGCCATCATCCTTATCGCACTACCAGTGGCCCTCGTGGTGGGATTCTCCTTGTTCTCGGCGTCCTCCACGTTCAATACTTTCCTTCTGTCACCCGAGCGCAGCATTCAGGTCCGTAGCGACCAGAAGGAGACCACCAACGCTGACGTTCCCGAGCTCGCTTCTGAGATTCTCCCTGAAGGCGCAACCGTCTCGCCTATCACCAGCTTCGCCAACACGTCGGTACTCGTAGGTGACCGGTCTACCAGTTCCTGGTTGGTGCAGTTTGATGCGGAGAATCCACCGGAGAAGGCGCGGGAGGTCGTCGACAAGCTGGGGCTTGGACCAAACGAGATCGTCCTATCGCGCGGCTCTGCCCGCGAGCTCGATGCCGCAGTGGGCGATACCGTGACGTTCCTGGGGCGGTCCATCGACGGCGAGCGCCACGCCACCGTAGCCGCCATCGGGCCAGATAATTTCAGTTTCGTCACCGCCCCTGCCTTAGGAGATCCCCCGGGTCACGCATCGACCAACACTACGTGGGTCATCAACGGCAATGTCCAGCTCACCTCTGAGATGGAGGACGCCGCCGCGCAGCAGGGACTCGACCTGTGGGGCCCCGAGCTAAGCGAATCTCTCCCCGACCAAGCACACGCGCCCACCCCCGGGGAAGCACTAGAAACCGTCGTTTTCTTCGTGTTCTTCGCCAGCGTCTATATCATCGCTGGCCTCCTCATTCTTTTCCTCCTGGCACCTGTATTCACACTCGCCATGGGGCGCAATACGCGCCTTTATGCACTCATGTCCAGTCAAGGAGCAATGCCGCGCCATATCATGCTGGCGGTTATGGCCTACGGTTTCTTCATGGGCATCCTCGGCGCCACGATCGGCTTGACCCTGGGACTGGGTGGCGGATGGCTGGCGTGGACGGCGCGGTACCCGGACTTCCCCGTCCACATGCCATGGGCTGAGGGCATCATTGCCTGGCTCGTCGCAGTCGTGGGATCAGTGGTGGTGTCCATCGTCCCGGCGTGGCTGGCTCAACGCAGCGCCTTGGCCGCGGCTATTCAGGGCGGCGCTCCTGACCGTCTGCTGCGCTTCCGGCCGTGGATGGCCATCGGTCCTGTGGCGTTGCCGCTCCTGTTACTCCTCAGCTTCACCCCGTTTGGCAGGATGTTTTCCGCTCTCATTGTGCTCTTCGGCATGATCGCCATCGCCGGCTCCGCCCCCGCACTAGTTTTCCTCTGCTCAAAGATTGCCCGGCGCGGGCCGTTGACGCTCCGACTTGCAGGTCGCAGCCTGACCCGCCGCAGCATGCATGCATTGCCGACGGCCATCGCCATCGTCGCCGTCTCGTTCGTCGCCACAGTGTTCGGCGTGTCCACCATGACCGAGGACGCCAAGCACCGCGCTGAAGAGCAGATCATCATGCCGAGAACTTCAGCGCTCATCCAGAGTGAAACGTACGGCGATCCTGTGAAGGAATCGAATGAGGCGGAACGCGCGGCTGCCGACGCCGTCATCAACACCGCCCCAGGCTCCACTCACCCCTATTACACGTACCCGTCCTATGGGGGTTACTCCTGGGCAGAGGAAGATCGAGAGATCTACGACCTCAGCACCGAGTTTGATTTTTTGTGCGAGCAAGTTGATATCACCGTGCCGGTTGACAGGGCCGTGTTCATCGACTCGCAAGGACGCCGCACCGATGAATCAGAGGAAGCGCGCGAGGAGTGCGCACACGAGATGATGACGATGTACGTCAGTAACTCGATGATCTCTGATTCCCGCCTCATCCAGGCTGACTCCGCGCAGTTGGACCTGTGGCAGTTCGATACGGAACAGGACCGCCAGGCCGCTGCCCGCACACTCGATGCCGGAGGCATTGTGCTTGCCCACAATTCTCATGTTGGAACGCACACTGAAGGCACGGTGACTGTGGATACGTTCGAGGATTCTTCTGCCAGTGCAAAGACCGACACACGGTCTGCTGACCTGCCCATCACTGAAGCCTTGCCCACCATGGCACGTGACATCGTTCTTGTGAGCCCGCAGGCAGGCGAGGCCTTGGGAATGGAACCGTTCTATGAGGGACGTGCTATTGCTTTAGACGAGGTTCCGGATAACACGACGCGCGAGGAGCTTAGCGACGCCGCCGCCCAAGCCTCCCAGTCCCAGTACTACCTTGCCTGGGCCTCGGGTCCCGTTGAGGACGTTCGCTTCTACCCGGCCCTCGGCATGGGTGTGGTCTGCTTGGTGGTTCTGGCGCTCATCATCGCTAATGCCGCCACGAGCATGCGTCAGGAGAACAACGTGTTCCAGTCCATCGGCGCTGACCCGGGGCTCATGTCACGGGTGTCGGCGTGGCAGACCTGGCTGGTGGCCACCGCAAGCATGCTCTTCGGTGTGCTGGCTGGTCACATTGGCACGTATGTCTTCTGCGATAACCCGCGCTACTTACTCGATCCGCCTTCCTATGCGCTGCGCGGCCAGGACTACTTCGTCCCCGACTGGTGGTCTTTCCTCGCGGTGCTTGTGGTGCCGCTGATCGCTGCAGCCCTTGCCGCCGCCGTGAACCGCACGCGGGAAGGAGCTGCGCTCACAGCTCGTGACCGTAGTGAGAGCAGGTCGTTGACCTAA
- a CDS encoding chorismate mutase gives MPSGTDDPLSDAEIQRYREEINRLDRVILDAIKRRTDISRTIGKTRMSSGGTRLVHTREIAILNEFRDELGEEGPSIASALLRLGRGKLG, from the coding sequence ATGCCGTCCGGCACGGACGATCCCTTGAGCGACGCCGAAATTCAGCGCTACCGCGAGGAAATCAACCGCCTCGACCGCGTCATCCTTGATGCCATCAAGCGCCGCACAGATATTTCCCGCACAATAGGTAAGACTCGCATGAGCTCTGGCGGCACCCGCCTGGTACATACCCGCGAGATCGCCATTCTCAATGAGTTCCGCGATGAACTAGGCGAGGAAGGCCCCTCCATTGCCTCCGCTTTGCTTCGATTAGGTCGCGGCAAGCTGGGCTAG
- a CDS encoding trypsin-like serine protease, translated as MRLPSRLAASLIAITSAVALSACGSSSSTVATITTTTLNLPGAGAGLEGRAPDNEQHPDTQASEKGSDKVLDGDALWDNTTEIPQAERPEPRVDLAQPEAAEYFMTAGVLTPGVAIYNLDNDGRCSAGHFAGDGQRLFILTAGHCGDKGDTFYYNDTAGNRVKIGEMVLEARNTNTEQINSADIGLIEVSNPAAKVSTSPALNAPLIGWMSLDEVDLAHPTICRAGSTRGVSCGNYIGRDADQGLFAFGNDSDRGDSGGPVYAVIDNELYAVGVMSYVVDEPDNQKAGAMEIGNTMQHFGLTLYI; from the coding sequence ATGCGCCTTCCCTCCCGCCTCGCGGCCTCTCTCATCGCGATCACCTCCGCCGTAGCGCTCAGTGCCTGTGGCAGCTCTTCTTCCACGGTCGCAACGATTACCACGACTACGCTGAACCTTCCGGGTGCAGGCGCCGGCCTGGAGGGCCGCGCCCCTGATAATGAGCAGCACCCCGATACGCAGGCCTCGGAGAAAGGCTCGGACAAGGTCCTCGATGGCGACGCTTTGTGGGATAATACCACCGAAATCCCCCAAGCCGAGCGCCCCGAACCACGCGTTGACCTAGCTCAGCCCGAAGCAGCCGAATACTTCATGACGGCAGGAGTGCTAACCCCGGGGGTTGCAATCTACAATCTCGACAATGACGGACGCTGTTCCGCAGGCCATTTTGCGGGTGACGGCCAACGCCTCTTTATTCTCACCGCAGGCCACTGCGGCGATAAGGGCGATACGTTCTATTACAACGACACCGCCGGAAACCGCGTCAAGATTGGTGAGATGGTGCTCGAAGCACGCAACACCAACACCGAACAGATCAACTCCGCCGATATCGGCTTGATCGAAGTTTCAAATCCCGCAGCCAAGGTATCCACATCCCCGGCTCTCAACGCACCGTTGATCGGTTGGATGAGCCTTGACGAAGTCGACCTAGCACACCCCACCATCTGCCGCGCCGGGTCCACGCGAGGAGTGTCTTGTGGTAACTACATTGGGCGAGATGCTGACCAGGGGTTGTTTGCCTTCGGTAACGACAGCGACCGTGGAGACAGCGGCGGCCCCGTCTACGCCGTCATCGATAACGAGCTCTACGCCGTGGGCGTCATGTCATACGTCGTTGATGAGCCCGATAACCAGAAAGCCGGCGCCATGGAAATCGGCAACACAATGCAGCATTTTGGTCTTACCCTCTACATCTAA
- a CDS encoding M23 family metallopeptidase — MKRTLCALAAVAVSAAATVTAPAFAAEPAASVDVSDGSSKGTVTTDVNEESQSDLFKAFTGLLISTAGALNGASVPTVNATENGYDIVLDPSSIPGLAEAFAPEGDHSGLTPTRGQDADGNIVVFPTSGTFTSGFGPRWGSFHNGIDVANPVGTPIYAVMDGEVISSGAAQGFGNWIRIQHDDGTITVYGHMPSDQLLVSVGDRVEAGDQISVIGNEGHSTGPHLHFEVHPGGGAAVDPVEWFDERGILI; from the coding sequence ATGAAGCGCACCCTCTGCGCACTCGCCGCCGTGGCAGTTAGCGCCGCCGCTACCGTCACGGCTCCGGCGTTCGCCGCCGAACCAGCGGCGAGCGTAGATGTCTCCGACGGGTCCTCCAAGGGCACGGTCACTACAGACGTCAACGAAGAGTCCCAGTCCGACCTTTTCAAGGCTTTCACTGGGCTCCTCATCTCCACGGCCGGTGCTTTGAACGGCGCATCCGTCCCCACGGTCAATGCCACTGAGAACGGCTATGACATCGTTCTCGACCCTTCCAGCATTCCCGGCCTCGCGGAGGCCTTCGCCCCTGAGGGCGACCACTCCGGCCTGACCCCTACCCGCGGCCAGGATGCTGACGGCAACATCGTGGTGTTCCCAACGTCCGGTACGTTCACCTCTGGCTTCGGCCCACGCTGGGGTTCCTTCCACAACGGTATCGATGTGGCGAACCCGGTTGGCACCCCGATTTACGCCGTCATGGACGGCGAGGTCATTTCTTCAGGCGCAGCCCAAGGCTTCGGCAACTGGATTCGCATCCAGCACGATGACGGCACCATCACCGTCTACGGCCATATGCCGAGCGACCAGCTCTTGGTCAGCGTAGGCGACCGCGTCGAGGCCGGTGACCAGATTTCCGTCATCGGCAACGAGGGCCACTCCACCGGCCCGCACCTGCACTTCGAGGTTCACCCAGGCGGCGGCGCAGCTGTTGACCCAGTGGAGTGGTTCGACGAGCGCGGCATCCTCATCTAA
- a CDS encoding PadR family transcriptional regulator, whose amino-acid sequence MSVKHSVLALLSEEPATASRIKTRFAESFDDLWPLNMGQIAQTLSRLERDGLITVDGEVTGPTGRRSTSYALTDAGRDELAGWWTSTTNKDAIERDELVLKVTLAARRSDVDVIAVLDAQRFATVRQLRELNRQAAELPAERSAQRLAVERHIFDLESLSRWLDRVESLANPSTPTDTEEAPQ is encoded by the coding sequence ATGTCCGTAAAACATTCCGTCCTCGCATTACTCAGTGAGGAACCCGCCACCGCCAGCCGAATCAAGACCCGCTTTGCTGAGTCCTTTGATGACCTCTGGCCGCTCAACATGGGCCAAATTGCCCAGACCTTGAGCCGCCTCGAGCGCGACGGCCTCATCACCGTCGACGGCGAAGTTACCGGCCCCACTGGGCGGCGTTCCACGAGTTACGCCCTTACTGACGCCGGCCGAGACGAGCTAGCCGGTTGGTGGACGTCAACAACCAACAAAGACGCTATCGAGCGCGACGAACTCGTCCTCAAAGTAACGCTTGCCGCACGGCGCTCCGATGTGGACGTCATTGCTGTGCTGGACGCCCAGCGCTTCGCCACCGTCCGCCAGCTCCGCGAGCTCAACCGCCAGGCCGCTGAACTCCCCGCGGAACGCAGCGCCCAGCGCCTCGCCGTCGAACGCCACATTTTCGACCTCGAATCCCTCTCACGCTGGCTCGACCGCGTGGAATCCCTCGCCAACCCATCCACCCCCACCGATACTGAGGAGGCCCCACAATGA
- a CDS encoding M23 family metallopeptidase: protein MRIKTQRSAGRHRKITTSQTTKGRIAVVTVAAGAVSTAGVGGAAAGTIQSGGTEETKTQPIDYALQADTDPLKDVQTSIEDAAPQILAIAESKPVADLSAQLDKAIQAANARAAADEANRAPSVARPAEGVFTSGFGTRWGSFHSGIDIANAVGTPILSVMDGTVIDSGPASGFGQWIRIKHDDGSMSVYGHMQTLDVAVGERVHAGQKIAGMGSEGFSTGSHLHFEIHPTGEGAVDPIPWLAERGVVIS, encoded by the coding sequence ATGCGAATCAAGACTCAGCGGAGCGCAGGTCGCCACCGCAAGATCACCACCTCGCAGACCACGAAGGGGCGCATTGCAGTCGTCACCGTCGCTGCTGGCGCCGTGTCCACCGCAGGTGTCGGCGGCGCAGCCGCAGGCACCATTCAGTCCGGCGGCACTGAGGAGACTAAGACCCAGCCCATCGACTACGCCCTTCAGGCAGATACCGATCCGCTGAAGGACGTTCAGACGTCCATCGAGGATGCCGCACCCCAGATTCTCGCCATCGCCGAGTCTAAGCCGGTTGCAGATCTCTCCGCACAGCTCGACAAGGCCATCCAGGCCGCCAATGCCCGCGCCGCGGCCGATGAGGCCAACCGTGCGCCTTCCGTCGCTCGCCCGGCCGAGGGTGTATTCACCTCTGGCTTCGGCACGCGCTGGGGCTCCTTCCACTCTGGCATCGATATCGCTAACGCAGTCGGCACTCCCATCCTTTCCGTCATGGACGGCACCGTCATCGACTCCGGCCCGGCTTCCGGCTTCGGCCAGTGGATCCGCATCAAGCACGATGATGGCTCCATGAGCGTCTACGGCCACATGCAGACCCTCGACGTTGCTGTGGGCGAGCGCGTGCATGCCGGCCAGAAGATTGCAGGCATGGGTTCCGAGGGCTTTTCCACCGGCTCCCACCTTCACTTCGAAATTCACCCCACGGGTGAAGGCGCCGTAGATCCGATTCCGTGGCTGGCAGAGCGCGGAGTCGTCATCTCCTAG
- a CDS encoding chymotrypsin family serine protease, whose amino-acid sequence MKILSRILSTVTAAAIAASLWAPAAQAQLGLAQLSSGSSQLDIGGLADALAPTGDGSISLPGNLQPEIYVADRNAAQYFTNAGRVEPGSAIYNHDEQKKCSAGHIVGDGHNVFVVTAGHCGNPGHRFFYRDRAGKPVFFGQMTVETKNTNRDGLISSPDIGLIQITNPAAEYSATPALNGKVNGWLSLEQVDRIKPTICRIGATRGYSCGNYLTAKPEIGAFFFGNDGYFGDSGGAVYALIDGQYYPVGIYSGSLTTDNRITMAMELGHIMNHFGLKVYS is encoded by the coding sequence ATGAAAATTCTCTCTCGCATTCTCTCTACAGTCACCGCAGCTGCCATCGCTGCGAGCCTCTGGGCTCCTGCAGCACAGGCCCAGTTGGGCTTGGCGCAGCTCAGCTCAGGGTCATCGCAGCTTGATATAGGTGGCCTCGCTGATGCCTTGGCTCCCACAGGGGATGGCAGCATCTCGCTTCCAGGAAACCTGCAGCCGGAGATTTATGTCGCCGACCGGAATGCTGCTCAGTACTTCACCAACGCTGGACGCGTCGAGCCTGGATCTGCAATCTACAACCACGACGAACAGAAGAAATGCTCTGCAGGTCATATTGTGGGCGATGGGCACAACGTTTTTGTTGTCACCGCTGGGCACTGCGGCAATCCCGGACACCGCTTCTTTTACCGTGACCGCGCGGGGAAACCAGTGTTTTTCGGTCAGATGACCGTAGAGACCAAGAACACCAACCGGGACGGTCTTATCTCTTCTCCTGACATCGGCCTCATTCAGATCACCAACCCCGCCGCGGAGTACTCGGCGACACCAGCGCTCAATGGCAAGGTCAATGGTTGGTTGTCCCTCGAACAAGTCGATCGGATAAAGCCAACTATCTGTCGCATTGGTGCTACCCGCGGGTACTCCTGCGGCAATTACCTCACTGCGAAACCAGAGATCGGTGCCTTCTTCTTCGGAAACGACGGCTACTTCGGTGATAGTGGCGGAGCAGTCTATGCGCTCATTGATGGTCAGTACTACCCCGTGGGTATCTACTCCGGCTCTCTGACCACAGATAATCGGATTACGATGGCTATGGAATTAGGCCACATCATGAATCACTTCGGGCTCAAGGTCTATTCCTAA